In Dermacentor variabilis isolate Ectoservices chromosome 10, ASM5094787v1, whole genome shotgun sequence, the genomic window tcagagactgtacttatttgcataaaaggtcaaatttcaatacaatgaattttcaatataacgaaacaaattgccgattttaAGTACTTCAGtatgtcgaggtttaactgtacatggatttgcctaaacttcgcctTCCTCAATTTGCAAAGAAATATTGTGCTATAAATGCAACACTTTGCAATGATTACGCATGCACAGTGTATTATTGCATTCTGCACTTATGTAAATATGAATGATTTGAAATTCAGGCCAATAGGTGGGGCTCAAATACATGCCCCAGTGACTGCTTTCTCCAGTAACAATAGCAGATCTTAAAAGGCTATGCCTTAGCTAAGTGTATACGCCGGAAGCGATTGCGGAGCTGGAAATATGTCAACGCCATGTTTCAGACAGTACCTATAAAGGCAGACAAATTGTAAATTAGGCCACAAGAACGTTTCAAGTCGCAAGAACAACTataagacaaatccatgtactaaccatccTTCCCATGGTAGCCAAAAAATCACAGCACCAGAGTTCTCCCCCCTAAGTTCAGTAGGAAACCCTATTATCTGCACTATCACTCACTTACAAAAACCGAACAAGTACTGACATCACCTAAAAAAATCAGGAAAGCGACTGACTTGTCATGGGCTCAGAGGCCACACCACTGTTGCCAAGCAGGAAGTCACAGGCTGGCATCCTGATGGGGGGCCATAAGACAAAAACGCTCGCATACTATTTCAGTTTTAGGAAAGACTGCCAAGCTGCCAGAATCGCAGTTTCTTGTCCAAATTCAAAACTTGGTCACACAAACCTTTTGGAACCACCACCTGTTGAAATGTTTTATCTAGAGCCAGGTGGTAATAGCAGTGCAGGATTCCTTTATCAATAATACACGACTGGTATGTGGCCCCTTTGCAAGGAATTACTGTGCCCACTTCTGCCCTACAGGCTTCCAATGTTGTGTCGTTATCTCACTCTTGGAAAAAAGATTGCTGCATCACTTTCACGTTTCCAAACTCAACAGTCCTCAGCTTTCGGCACTGTCCTTTGCTTTAGAGCAAAGTGAGCTAGCTGTTCCGCATCGATCCTTGGTGTTCACTTGCTGCTTGCTATGGCATCTTCATAGCCTATGGTGCAGCTTCGAGATAATAAAATGTAACAGTTAATTTTGCAGAGTGATAGAAAATAATGGAACTGGAAAGCACCCAATTATTCTGTGTCAATACAGCTGCTTTAAAAGTTGCTGGAATGTTTGGAAGTGCAGGGTGCATATCAAGGGAGAACTGTTACGATCACGTTATTACATCGCCAACCAAGAGTGCCTGCAAAAGCAGACATGTTCATTGCCTGTGGGAACAAATGCTGTAACTGAACGACTCTTCactattttctttcttgtaatgTCAGACATTGCTTTGGGACTTGTACATTATTATTGGTGCTGCTGCAGTATGATTGTCGCTACATTGTCAGCATCACTTTAATGCACAGACAAGAATCTTGGGCATTGGGAGTGCATTCTAGAATGATAACCTTAGGTGTCTTATGTGTGTGCAAATTATCTAAAACTGTAACAGTGATGAAAAAAAAGCATGTGGGTGTGCTTACTGCCTTTCTATTACCGTTATTTTGGCATACTGTATGAATGTGCTGATTAGGAGGATGGCAGAAACCTAAGTCGTCAGGTAGTTGTCACCGTAACAGTGCTGAACCAAGCAACTCAGGAAAGTGAAATCATTGTCACAAAGGATTGTTTCAGCGTATAGCCCCTACCCTTCCAGTCCAGgcacagagatagagagaggtttcttttttttctttaaaaagctAAGAGACATGCCTGGGTGGTGAAGGCATTGGAGATAAGCACAAAAATagctgtgaaaagaaaaaaagcagtgtCTCACCCAATGTAACAATGGCTGCCAATGGATACAAAAAGAAGTTTTGATTTGGCAAAGTTCTAAATAGAAATGATATCACCTGCCCAAGCTGGTAAAAGGACTGCTGGCACGAAAAGGGTAGAAAAAGACCACGCAAGCAACTCTGACAAGATGACCACCTGTGAAAATATGGGTCATCCATAAATACTGCTTGCATATGCGGTCTAGGGCAATTTGAAGGATCCTGATTTGAAGCTACTTTGTGTCACTTCCAAGGACCCAATTTGTGGGGATTATCGACGATGAGGAAACTTCATGGCGATAAAAAGTGCTCAACAGAAATACAAAGCTGCTTTCAATGGCCTGCCTTAAAACAACATTTGGCATAGTTTTGAGCAATGCGGCTTAGAAATATGTAAGGAATTTTCAAAGCAAAACTGTTTTTGCCTGCCACAATGCTGTTTGGCATGAGTCATTGATCGGTCATCAGTTTCTCACATGATAGGCATGAGAACTAGGATCTAGAAAACTGGCTTATATAGCATTGCCTGCTGACTGACAAAGTAGTGCCAGCGAATGGATCTCGGTTCTACATAACAAAACAATAAATCACAGCACAAAGCCTGCCCATATAGTGTCAGCTCataggtatctctaaagcacacaggCATCTTAATGGAATAGCGCACAGTATTTAATGGCTTCCTTTGAGTTTCTTATTCTTACATTTGTACTACCCCGTTCCTGGGCCATTGGTATGTACCAATGGTTATGCACCACAAGGCATGCCCAAATTCTTGGGCAAGCTTCCGCAATAGGTATGTGCCACTATTGCACAAGGAGTATAGAATCCCTAAACGTATTTAGAAACATGTTGTCCACAAGTATAAATTGCCTTCGTCATCGGGACACCGTTGCGTCGACGTCTCACATTGCATCTGCCtcatttggtgtttgcatttcggaaTAGCTTGTGGCCTGTGCGGTGCATAAGCATTAATGAGAATGAACCACACTTAGTCGCATGACACGCCAATAACCACTTCACTAAatcttcgcttcacatagattctaacatgtgcgttggatggatctgcataatttttatgtCAGGATTGTGAATGGCAGATGGCATTGGTGCTGTTGGTGGCTGTGGCAGGGACATTCTGCTTGACCACAGCAGCATTTTCGCATTGTGCTCCTATCTGGGTCAAATCTTGCAACTTCTAACACAGCAGCAGAGTTTGGCATAGCCTCTAAGCCACCATGGCAATTCCATGTTTGTTCAGTTGCCATAAGGGGGTAATGGCTGAGGTGGTGCAGATGGCATTGACGCTGTTGGTAGCTGGGGCAGCGACGCACTGCTATGATCGGAGTGGAGTCCGTTCTTGGGATATGGAGGACTTCTCTCTTCTTGAAAGCCCCTCCGCTGTGTGTTCAGTGAAGTCAGAGATGTGGATGCACCTGGTACGAGAGGATATGCCTCTAGGTAGGAATGGGCAGGTGCACCTGACACCATTGGACCTGGAGATGGACCCAACGATGGTGGCACACAAGGGCTGGATTGCGTCATTGCCTGCAAAGCCCGACACAGTGGCTGAATATACTATTAAAAATTAGCTTTAAAGTTGAACAGAACAGGGGGATATGCAAACGGAAAGATCAGCCTGATGCCAACTGTTCTGCTGTTATTCTAAACAGGGTCAAAATAGCTCAAAAAATTGCTACATGGGTACCAGTGCAGCAAAGgaacacacaagaaataaaaaagagagagagagagagcagaacaTTGGTGTTATACTTAACAATGATAGCTGTCACTTAGCTTAGCTTCTTTAATGGCTTGTTTTATGATGAACTGCTAAGACTTATAGCCGTGGTTACTATTATTGTGTTAGCCTCATGATATCAGAGACATGACTAATTGCTATGACTATTATTACTATGTCAGCCTCATTTACTGAACATAGAAACCAGCATTTGCAATAATGGCTATATACTAAAAAGAAATGTGCTAGCTCTAGAACTTTTGATCGCAAGTGCTGGAGCTTTACGACTGCTATAAACATTGAGGAAACATTTACATAACATGCAAGAGATACCTGAAGTACAATGATTGTCTAAGGTGGCTAGTGTTGTGGCACGgcctacagaaagatgcatggaGACATTATTAAGAGCTGAAGAAATCCAGAACAGCTACCACGGTAAAAATGTTATGCGGCAATGTAAAGATGGGACACAATAAGGAAACAAAGGTGCACTGTCATTATGTAGGCTTTGGATATACTTTCACACAGCCCTGGAAAAATAAAGAGGCCATGCTGCTATCGCTCGGCGTTGAGGAAGGGGGACAATGAGGCGACCGCATTCAGAACTTCACTGGCTCTAAAACCTGTCACTCCACTTTATTAAAAAATTTGTGCCGTAAAAGGTTTCAAGGTCAGTGCTTCGCAGCCATGACTTGAAGATAAACCCTTCAAGTGGTTGTAATACAGTACCGGGTACATATAAAGCTTTAAATCTGCACTTGCAAAGAGAACACTGCTCAATAAACTTGCACTCACCAGTGCCTGTCGTCTTCTTGGGTAGAAGACACACCAAAACATAATACAGCTTGTCACAAATGTGGATAGAATTAGGATTATAGTGATGATAGCCCAAAAAGGGAGAGCAGGCTTAGCATACTTCTTCCTCACTGCATAAAAAAGCAATGCAAAAGGTTTTATAGTGCTTTTCATTTCTGGCTGGATGTGCAAATGCTAGCTGAAATCAGCAACATGGTAGTTAACAATATTTTTGTAAAACATGATTAATATGCAAATTCAGAACAAGAGGGTTGCAGGAAGATGAAGGCTtgattaaccctttgagggtcgaattatatTGAAAagaactttcccaggtggtcaaattactttactgcagatcttgaatgtacaaaatgtataaagtcgggaataaatactaaaaaaaaattaggaacagtattttggtgttggcatcactcagaactgcgaAATGTTGAATAgcatttcagagtgtggtactccttgaaacacgggtctacgcacagcgccttatcgcagtctgcacacctaaaatgcgtgtctgttctcctcttggagcgacgagttgtgttggcgcacacgacGTATccgcgtgcggctgccttgggcagaggtctgaagCACCCTCTCGCTTAAGCacgttgccgcagagagcgagaatacctcgtgagcagTGGTGacaaacaagctaagagcagcgccaatcaagatagaaatcaacttccgccgcccctgcgagagattgccgacaaagagaaaaatcacgttttgtgcgcctccgttgcgatcacgcagcgaaaccgaaaccgcatatggggtgttgccgcagtctgcgcgACGCGCTTAAGCTataaatcagttctgtttatctccccaagaaggtagcacaaatttcaaacgcttcttgtaagtcctatgaggtggcagcacctcccagtgagcacgcatcgtcattatggtgcgaaatttcaaacggagggtcaaAACCGTACcagtacggcaaagaccttgcgggacagaaaaccgccgccgtacatgcatggcaaaaaccttcaaagggttaaaagtGGGCAATAAAGGGAACCCGCTGATTGAAGCCACTGTTTCGACAAGGAGATTGCAAGTCCTCTCACTGAAGCATTAGCTCCAATGATACGACACAACTGGATAAGTTGGGTTTCATCACAGACAACACCAAAGTGAGGTATGGTAATAAAATACAGGGAAGAGACATTGTTAAGGTTATCATTGTCTGTAGTCTTTTTTTAACAATGGGCCTGATTGGTCTTAAATAGGCCTGCTGCATTCTCCAGAGAACAATCGACAGTTTGTGACCAACGTTGGTCGGAAGGGAAGGAGCTCATACGGTTTACACCGTGCAACATCTTGCTCATAATATAACTCACTATCCTTGTTTCCACAtcactgtttctttattttccaaTGCTAGAAACTGCAAAACAGCAGCAGGTCCTTTTTAATCTAATGCAAAATATTACGGATGGGCCCCCCAAAAAAGGTAACATTAATTTTACCATGCTACAAGCACACAGTCACCGCTTACACCATGGCACTGGTTATGCTATCCAAGCTGTATCAACATATATATTCAATtttatcgtgtgtgtgtgtgtgtgcatgtgtgcgtgtgtgtgtgtgtgcatgtgtgcgtgtgtgtgcgtgcgtgcgcgcgcgtgcgtgtgtgtgtgtgtgtgtgtgtgtgtgtgtgtgtgtgtgtgtgtgtgtgtgtgtgtgtgtgtgtgtgtgtgtgtgtgtgtgtgtgtgtgtgtgtgtgtgtgtgtccacctCAAGTACTAAAATTGTGCTATTTGctacaggtgatttttaaaaattctgtaaaacttatAAAGATTATCACCCCATATTAAGTAGCTTTCTGTATAAAGCATCTCAAATCAAAAATGACTGCAATGGGAAACATGAAGTGAGGCTCCAATTGACTGCACTACTTACACAAGTTTTCCAGCATAGCCTGCTAAGTACGAAACGGAGTATATTGATGCgtccttttgtttgttttgtcccCTCAATGCAGGTTATTCAATGTTTTAAGAGAATTTTTTAAATATAATATACAATCAAATGTCAACACTTTGAACTTGAAGGGATCCAAAAACTTGTTTGGCTTAAACAGTTCAAATTAAAGGAAACTCACTGAATGAAGAACTTACGTGCAACACTGCATTCAGCAGTGCATATGTACACTGAGCTTACACAAGAATGACGAGCTCCAaaagtgtggcttcacggcagcatgACGCATCCTACCGTGAAGCCACATGTTTAGGCAAAGTTCTTGCTGCTGTAAAGCCACACCTCAAGAAAGAATTAGCATATAACCCACACCCCAACTGCTAATTTCTGAAAAAATGATTTTTACAGGTTATACGCGCCAAAACACAGTATTTGCAATGAGAGATGGGAGCAGCACCAGGAATGCAAACGCACTGCCAGGTCAGGGACGCCGCTGCATAAGTTGGCGTGCTGAAGAGAACATGGTCGCCAGCACAGTATGTTCTGATTGTCCATTGCAAATGCTTGTGTGTTCAAATTACTGGACATTTTCGCACATTGAAATACACATAATTTTGACTGGACTGCAGCGTCAGGTCAAAAAAACCAGAAGTTAAAATTAAGcgtgttcgaattaacgagattctactgtataaaaaaaatgagaaagagatAAGTATGTCAGCCAACAAGTCAAGCACATACAAATAAGGCTGTAATTTGATATCCTAAAAGCCACAACTAATGACAGCATCTGTAGCCAAGCCATAATATGTATAATAATATTAGGTTCTTTGTCAACAAACTACTGAAATGCAGCCAATTATCGAGGTTATGAAGTCACTACAAAGCAAACTTCTATTTCCTTATGTCTCAGATTAATTAGAGAATTTCACACAAAGATTGGTGCACACAAATATGAGCTAGGAAGCATGCAAGTTACTTCTTCGCTTTGCACCACAAACGGCCTTGGGTAGCCACTGCTGCCCTTTGCAATGCGCAGGTCAAGCAAGGCCAAGCCAAGCACTTGCTCAAACAAGCTTTTTTTCTCTGTTCATACAGAAATGGTGCAGAGAGATAAAGAATGCAACTTTAGTGCATCAGGCAATCTAAATGCTACTTTTGTAAATCCTTTGCTTTTTGCTCCTACCTACATACCTTGGGCTTTCTGCAAAACTTTACCTTGAAATAAAGAGACTGCGTCAGGCCCTGCATGTGTGGTTTCATTTTAGCTGTTTAATGCTTACATAAGACATGGTCAACCAAGTTTCAGATTTAGCTTTGTTGtatccaataatttgttatacAAAGTTTCTATTATGTAGGAATCAAAGCTATAGGATTACTGTCAGTCGGTTAACTTCTGCATCGCATGTGGCTTTCTTCTGTAGCCTGTCATGATTGCCAGGATGATCAGCAGCTCCCACAAGCTTATGGCCGAAACGAAGAGTCGCAACACACAGCCACCAAGATACTGCACATGTTCCCAGGCTGCATGTTGGCTGTGGCTGCAGTGCCACCTCACGGGCGCAAGAAACGGAGATCATTTGAATAGCGGTAGCAATCTCAAAGGCCATTGTTACACAACTTCTCTGCATTGTCTACTGCAAGGTGGCACATGTGAAGCACCTTGCTTGCAGGTGCAGCAAGcaatagaaaatatatatatagagaagCAATGTTTGCAAAGGTGTTGGGTTggtaattgtctaattttctCGTCAGCAGCGTTAGCAGCCTTCAAATAGCACTTAAGCAGACAATGCGTGCACCTGGTGGTTAGCGGATATGACACAAATTCCAGCAGGCCTCCGAGATTTTCAGCATGCTGTGGGCGCCACCTAATATCGAAGGCCACGTTGAGCAACTGTTCTGGTTCTCAACATTCTGAGTGATGTGTCCTTTCTGTTGAACAGTAATAACTTTTTTCTAGATTCAGTATAAAAATGTCCACTTTTGCTAGCTTTGTGTGATGCATCATACACTTGTATTTCAAAAGTAACATTTTGCACGGAGGCTGCATCAATCTACACTACTGGAACCTAAACTTTTTACGTGGTCCAAAATTTCGATGCAGTTAACCATTATGGTGTACTTCGCAAACTGACCAAGTTCATACCACGTTTGGACTGCACGCTGGCACAGCAAACAGGGTCTTCATAATCTTGCAATATATCTCTGTATAAATTGTGCATAcacatgaaatttaaaaaaagtaaaaaagatcaGCATGCATCTTTGTCCCACTCCCTATTTGCTGCAATGGTGTACAGTCAAATGAGGCGTGCTGCATCACAGGACTTCAAAAGCTTGCACACTAGTTCACAACGACAAccgcgaaataaataaaaagaaacaagaaagaaagaaaagaaaacttacTTTTTTCAAGAAAGTCATTATCTCCATTCACCATATTCGATAGAAGAATGAAGCAAATGCTTCCAGGGGCATGTGTAAGACGGTCCATATTGCAGTCGAGTTAAACAGCTGCCTTGAGCCTGCATACCACAGGCAATCGCTGACATATTTGCTTTTGAAATTAAAAGCCTCTTTCACAACCACAGGACAGACTCTGTTGGAATAAATCTGTTCACAAGATAAGAAATCTGCCCAGCTAAATTTGCTAAGTGGACAGTTCAGAGATTATTGTACAGGTACAAGTCACACAGGTTGAACTTTTTTATAACACCAGTACCACAAAGGCATGAAAATTTTAAAAACTGACATTAAGTGGTTAACGCCTTAAAGGGCACTGGTGCAGTTCCATTTGAGCAAATTTCCATGCACCTTAGTTCACAAACactcataaacacacacacaaaaaatggtATTCATGCCCCAAGTTTAATGCCATTTGCATGGTGCCACCCAAGCATGTCTAATGACACTCAGACT contains:
- the LOC142560408 gene encoding uncharacterized protein LOC142560408 isoform X1 — encoded protein: MDRLTHAPGSICFILLSNMVNGDNDFLEKMRKKYAKPALPFWAIITIILILSTFVTSCIMFWCVFYPRRRQALVSAMTQSSPCVPPSLGPSPGPMVSGAPAHSYLEAYPLVPGASTSLTSLNTQRRGFQEERSPPYPKNGLHSDHSSASLPQLPTASMPSAPPQPLPPYGN
- the LOC142560408 gene encoding uncharacterized protein LOC142560408 isoform X2, encoding MDRLTHAPGSICFILLSNMVNGDNDFLEKMRKKYAKPALPFWAIITIILILSTFVTSCIMFWCVFYPRRRQALAMTQSSPCVPPSLGPSPGPMVSGAPAHSYLEAYPLVPGASTSLTSLNTQRRGFQEERSPPYPKNGLHSDHSSASLPQLPTASMPSAPPQPLPPYGN